One Haemorhous mexicanus isolate bHaeMex1 chromosome 19, bHaeMex1.pri, whole genome shotgun sequence genomic window carries:
- the RTN4R gene encoding reticulon-4 receptor, with amino-acid sequence MKRAIAEGSKLLILVLCLNIPSEVESCPGACVCYSEPKITISCQQQGLTAIPTEIPIQSQRIFLHNNRITLVRATSFTSCRNMTILWIHSNNISLIEPGAFYGLTKLEELDLSDNTNLKSINPVTFRGLVHLHTLHLDRCGLLELSTGLFRGLFSLQYLYLQDNNLQILLDDTFIDLANLTYLFLHGNKIKSLSENVFRGLINLDRLLLHQNRVSLVHRRAFHDLGKVMTLYLFNNNLTVLTGDTMAPLVSLQYLRLNGNQWICDCQARSLWNWFKQFKGSSSELECHLPPRLAGRDLKRLQSSELDSCVDSFNQIRTSVFSTKTRSGKLPTGLPPLGSHDGSSKCCQPEMDKSFIYEAKGKAGPSSHSSRSSNNHLKEKENMSRPKYMETDPSKNGSNKQINDSPFGTFPSIVDPPLTKLRPEFLEPIEPSTVPTKKRQGCSKKNRSKAQCRLTQQGNSSTLQLSLSLLIPPLVWSLLLFC; translated from the coding sequence GAAGCAAACTGCTGATTTTGGTGCTTTGCTTGAACATCCCATCAGAAGTGGAGTCCTGCCCTGGGGCGTGTGTATGCTACAGTGAACCCAAGATCACcatcagctgccagcagcaggggctgacaGCCATCCCCACGGAGATCCCCATCCAGAGCCAGCGCATCTTCCTGCACAACAACCGGATAACCCTGGTGAGGGCCACCAGCTTCACCTCCTGCCGCAACATGACCATCCTGTGGATCCACTCCAACAACATCAGCCTCATCGAGCCTGGGGCCTTCTATGGGCTCACCAAGCTGGAGGAGCTAGACCTCAGCGACAACACGAACCTGAAATCCATCAACCCCGTCACCTTCCGGGGGCTTGTGCACCTCCACACCCTCCACCTGGATCGCTGCgggctcctggagctctccacAGGGCTTTTCCGAGGGTTGTTCTCCTTGCAGTACCTCTACCTTCAGGATAATAACCTCCAGATCCTGCTGGACGACACCTTCATCGACCTGGCGAACCTCACGTACCTGTTTTTGCACGGGAACAAGATCAAGAGCTTGTCGGAGAATGTCTTCCGCGGGCTGATCAACCTGGAccggctgctgctgcaccagaACAGGGTGAGCCTGGTGCACCGGCGCGCCTTCCATGACCTGGGGAAGGTGATGACTTTGTACCTGTTCAACAACAACCTGACCGTGCTCACGGGGGACACCATGgcccccctggtgtccctgcagtaCCTGCGCCTCAACGGCAACCAGTGGATCTGCGACTGCCAGGCCCGCTCGCTCTGGAATTGGTTTAAGCAGTTCAAGGGCTCCTCCTCGGAGCTGGAGTGCCACCTGCCCCCTCGCCTGGCGGGGCGGGACCTCAAGCGGCTGCAGAGCTCCGAGCTGGACAGCTGTGTGGACTCCTTCAACCAGATCCGCACCAGTGTCTTCAGCACCAAAACCAGATCAGGGAAGCTCCCGACGGGGCTGCCCCCGCTGGGCTCCCATGACGGCTCCTCCAAGTGCTGCCAGCCAGAGATGGACAAGTCCTTTATTTACGAGGCCAAGGGCAAGGCAGGGCCCTCCTCCCACAGCAGCCGCTCATCCAACAACCACCTCAAGGAGAAGGAGAACATGTCCAGGCCCAAGTACATGGAGACGGACCCTTCCAAAAACGGCAGCAACAAGCAGATAAATGATTCCCCCTTTGGGACCTTCCCCAGCATTGTAGACCCTCCTTTGACCAAGTTGAGACCCGAATTTCTAGAGCCCATTGAACCTTCCACAGTCCCAACCAAAaagaggcagggctgctctAAAAAGAACAGATCAAAGGCCCAGTGCCGCCTCACCCAGCAAGGGAACAGCTCCACGTTACAGCTCAGCCTAAGCCTTTTGATCCCCCCCTTGGTGTGGAGCTTACTGTTATTCTGCTAA